A genomic segment from Salvia splendens isolate huo1 chromosome 13, SspV2, whole genome shotgun sequence encodes:
- the LOC121762253 gene encoding F-box protein At4g09920-like produces MTMGNEDRISNLPSDLLISIISRLTIQRATTTSILSTRWRYLYCYITDLYFPSHIPYVVTESDYSRVVQHVLDSHRGSRIKEFRLCMSKGLYFERWFEFAVSKKAEIIHLSGKHDIDYEALFLRLPNTNNGFECLKDLYLHKSRMTEQDLKLLLSNCIALESLKLDFPFKLDNVSIVGHTKLKHLSLTCLVADSIVIQDAISLVSLKLYVLIDRFSMQLSNTPKLTQLYFEEHFPLKLFDELLTRMPACMRNQLQIMHLSAKVCCISEMHQKLSWVDLVNIKRLELNLYSMGRSPGPNFLRNFFRLVRLVEACSSLDKLVITFRHWLSSHSEDMLETYVGSRCELSPKYLKISQYSGAPSQLAFTLYLIDNARSLKKVSVVARDEEALACARHDFQHIAFVSFSVM; encoded by the exons ATGACG ATGGGGAATGAAGATAGAATTAGCAACTTGCCTAGTGATCTTCTGATATCTATAATCTCTCGACTTACCATCCAAAGAGCTACTACTACTTCCATACTTTCAACACGTTGGCGGTATCTCTATTGCTACATCACTGATCTCTATTTCCCAAGCCATATACCTTACGTTGTAACAGAGTCAGACTACTCAAGAGTTGTCCAACATGTCTTGGATTCACACAGAGGCAGTCGGATAAAAGAGTTCAGGTTGTGCATGTCTAAAGGCCTCTATTTTGAGAGGTGGTTTGAGTTTGCCGTATCTAAGAAAGCTGAAATAATTCATTTAAGTGGTAAACATGATATTGATTACGAGGCTCTATTTCTTAGACTTCCAAATACGAATAATGGATTTGAATGCCTTAAAGATTTGTATCTACATAAATCTAGAATGACCGAACAAGACTTGAAGCTTTTGCTCTCCAATTGCATTGCTCTTGAATCCTTGAAACTTGATTTTCCATTCAAGTTGGATAATGTCTCAATTGTTGGCCACACTAAACTGAAGCATTTGAGCTTGACCTGCTTGGTAGCTGACTCCATTGTGATTCAAGATGCTATTAGCCTCGTTTCTTTGAAGCTGTATGTCTTGATCGATAGATTCTCCATGCAACTTAGTAATACTCCCAAGCTTACCCAACTCTATTTTGAAGAACATTTTCCTCTAAAATTGTTTGATGAGCTCCTTACTAGAATGCCAGCTTGCATGCGCAACCAACTCCAAATAATGCACCTCTCAGCTAAAGTTTGTTGTATCTCTGAG ATGCATCAGAAGTTGTCATGGGTTGATCTTGTAAATATAAAACGTCTAGAGTTGAACCTTTATTCAATGGGTAGAAGTCCCGGCCCGAATTTTTTACGCAATTTCTTTCGATTGGTTCGTTTGGTTGAAGCATGTAGTTCGCTGGACAAACTTGTGATAACG TTTCGACATTGGCTGTCCTCTCATAGTGAAGACATGTTAGAAACATATGTTGGATCTAGATGCGAGTTGTCTCCAAAGTATTTGAAAATCTCACAATATTCTGGTGCTCCATCACAATTGGCTTTTACTTTGTACCTAATCGATAATGCTAGATCTCTTAAAAAAGTGTCTGTGGTGGCTCGAGATGAAGAGGCATTAGCTTGCGCACGCCATGATTTTCAACATATTGCATTTGTTAGTTTTTCAGTTATGTAA